The Camarhynchus parvulus unplaced genomic scaffold, STF_HiC, whole genome shotgun sequence genome segment aggaggggacaCTGTTGGGGGGGGGCCAGTGGGCCGGGGGTCAGCGGGTGCCGGGGGCAATGGGCCGAGGAGGGTCAGCGGGTGCCGGGGGTCAGCGGGTGCCGGGGGTCAGTGGGCCGAGGGGGTCAGCGGGTGCGGGGGGTCAGTGGGGGGTTGCCGAGGGGGGTCAGTGGGGGgtcagcggggccggggggtcaGTGGGTGCCGGGGGGGGGTCAGTGGGTGCCGGGGGGGGGTCAGTGGGTGCCGGGGGGGGGTCAGTGGGTGCCGGGGGGTCAGTGGGCGGGGGGCCGGTGGGTGCAGGGGTCGGGTGCCGGCGGCTGTCGAGGAGTCccgggggggctggggggaagggggggcactgggggtgggGTTCGAGGGGCCCCAGAGCGGGCGGGGCCTTTCCCGCCAAAACTCCGCCTCAGCCGTTCCCGCCCAAACCGCGGCGCGCGCTTCCCGCCGCCGCCAGGCCACGCCCCCACATTGATTCACGCCCCCTTAATGTAACCGCGCCTCCTCCGTGTGTAACCACGCCCCGTTACTAAACCCCGCCCCTAGCGCTAGACCACGCCCCTCCGCGCTTTACGGCTTTTTCGCGACTCCCCGGCCCCCTGCCAGCGGCACTTTACGGCTCTGTTGGTGTTTTACGACCGCGGCCGGCCGCGTTGTGAGGatgcggggccggggggggcccggggggcgattttgggggtcccgggagGAATTGGGGGTGCGGCAGAGCCTGAAAAGGGGtgagggggctctgggggtggtCACTTCCCTTTAACTCCTTCCTGCCCATCGCAGGGGCCATGGCTGGGGCCGAGCGGGACCCGCACGGGAGGggcgaggaggaggaaagaggaggaggaagaggaggaagaaaaggaggaggaagaagaggagaagaagaggaagaaaaggaggaggaagaggaagaaatggagggggaagaagaggaaggaaaggaggaagaggaaggaaaggaggaggaagaggagggtccCGAGGGCTCCCCCGCTGCCGAAGCCCCCTCGGACCCCCCCCCGAAGCCGGTGGTACCGGGGGTCCTTTatttgtccttcctccccccgGGCTTCGGGCCCCGCCAGGCCCGGGCGCTGCTGCGGCCGCACGGGGAGCTGGGCCGGGTCTTCCTGCAGCCCCACGGTGAGTCCGGGGGTCcggggggggtctggggggttttCCTACAGccagggggtccctggggggggTCACAGACCCCCAGCAATGGGGGAAGGGGGGGTCCCCACAGGCAGGTACAGAATTTGGGGGTCAGGGCTCCTCCCAGCCCCGCTGACACCCACGTTCAGCACCCTTGGGTGGGGGGCTCAGCTCCCCGTTTCTCAGCGCCCCCTCCCCGTTCCCGCAGGAGGCTCcgtgcggcggcggcggcagcgcccggggGGACCCCCGGCCGTGGCGTTCGCCGAGGGCTGGGTGGAATTCCGGGACAAGCGAGCGGCCAAACGCGCGGCCAAAATCCTGCACGGGGCCCCCAtggccccccggccccgcagccccttCCGCCATCACTACTGGAGCATCAAGGTGGGGCTCGgggagtgctggggaggggtcccggcGGGTCCTGGGTGCTTCAGAACGGGTTTAGGGGGGGCTTGGATCCCTTTTTGGGGGGCCCAGATCCCTTTCTGGGGGTCTCAGACCTTTGGGGGAGACACCTGTGGGTTCCTGGGTAATTGGGAGCCTTTGTGGGTGAGGGGTTGGGATAGCCTTGGGTCCctttttgggggtcccacaTTTGTAGGGAGCACCTGGGTCCCTTTTTTGGGGGCGGGGGTCTCGGATGGTTTTGGCCCACTGGGGGTCCCTGTTTTAGGGTTCAGGGGGGTCagtggggaggggctgggctgtgttggGAGACCCCTCGCACACACCTGGGCCAGCAGCTGAGGGGGATTCGAACACCTCAAAACCTTATTTTGGGGGGCGGTCTGAAGCTGTTTGGGGGTTCCCCTGACCTGTGCCCACCCCCCCAGTACCTGCCCGGGTTCCGGTGGCCTCACCTGAGCGAGCGGCTCAGCTATGAGCGCCAGGTGCGGGCGCAGCGCCTGCGGGCCGAGGTGGCCCAGGCCAAGCGGGAGGGGGGGTTCTACGCCCGCCGCGCCTCcaaggacccccccaaaacctccgGAGACCCCGCAGCCCCTCCCCGGACCTGGGGCTTCACCCAGAGACCGACCGAGGAGGAGATTTGGAGGCGCAAAGCTCGGCCCCCCCCGGCCGCGCCcccccagagcctgctggagaAGGTGTTTGGGACAGGCAGGTGAGACCCTCCCTCAAATCTGGGGGGGCTCCAGGTGTGTGGAACGCCAGGGCTCTCTCTGGACACCGATTCCTGTCTCAAGGACCAccagatgttttatttttctccttaaagcttttattacttttaacaaaaataattcctcGCGGTCTCTTTAAATTCTGCCGAGGGGGCGGGGCTaaggggagggggcggggctatGGCTTCGGCGCGAAACTCCCTGAAGGCAGCGCAAGGGGCGGGGGAGTGGGCGTGGCTCAAGCAGCTCAGGCCACGCCCCTTTACCATAAAAGGACGTGACCCAAGGAAGCGACAGCAGGTGAAAGGTGCGTGTAGGCGGGGCCTGAACAAAGGGGCGGGGCTGGATAAAGCCACGCCCCTGCCCACGCCTTAAACAGGTCATTTAAATCTCTAAGGGGGGGCGGGGAGGGTAGGGCTCTTAAAGGGGCCGCGCCCCCGTTTCGAGGGGCGGTTCCAGTGTCAAAAATAGAAGCTCTGGGGGGTGAGGGAGGGGCCCCAGTATGGCACTGGGGAAATGGGAGAACAAACAAACTCGGGGCCCCATAAACCTGATGTCCCCATAAAcctggggggtggggggcaAGCCCCCTCAAAGATGGGTGCTGAGAGCACCCCAATATCCCTGGGAAACCAAACAGGGGGAGTGGTACCAAACTGGGGACTCCCCCCCTCAAAATGCCACCGCTGGGGTCCCTCAGCCTTGCTGTGTCACTGGGGGAGGGGCGACCTGACACTGTGGGGAAGGGGGGCAGGGGTCCCCAAAATCGGGGTGTCACCCTGGGGTCCCCCTGAATCCCGACAATGGGGTCCTGGAGCCCCCAAACCTGGGGGGCACTCCAGAACCTCCCAGTGACTCtcagggggtcctggggtgcCAGTCCCACTCTGGGGACCCCCCCAATGCCCCTCCCCCGTTACACCCAAGgctccatccccaaatcccactcccCAAAGGTGCAAcaccccatccctcctccccaccacccCCACATCCCCTAATTTTAGTTCCCCCCTCACTTTTAGGTCcctcattttcctctccccctcccaATTTTatcccccccccctccccatttcctccACCCCAATTCCAGTTCAACCATCACTtcccaaccccccccccaaaattttgcttcctttcccatttcccttttcccttcccatctACATCCCCCTCCCCACATTTTTCACCCCCATCCCCCTCAACTgctccccccccaccccaacaatccccacctccccaaatcccctcaatgCCCCTCCCCCGCCAGCATTTGGCAGGGCCGGCAGCAGCGCCCCCCCCTCACCAGGACATGGCagcggggggcggggggccggcccgggggtcccgggcaGGGCCCGTAGGCCTCGAGATCGCAGAGCAGCTCCACCAGGTCCAGCACGGAGCGCAGGGGGGGGCGCCGGGCCAGCACCTCGTGCCCGGGGGGCACCGGGCGGCCTCGGGCCACCAGGACCCGGAAAGCCAAGCCCGGGTTGAGCAGCACGGCGGCCGCGGCCATGGAGGAGCGGGGGCAGCGCTGCACGAGGCGCAGCCCCCGCGCCGGGCACGGCCCGGGACCCCCGTCAGCCCCCACGACCCCCCAGTGAGCCGGGAGCGGAATCTCGGCCAGTTCCTCCAGGAAGGAGCCgggccagagctggggagcGGGGGGCAGCGGGAAGGGCTGCGGGGGAGAAGGGGTTAATGAGGTGGGGGGGACGCTTAGAGacccccaggaaccccccagGCAGCAGGAACCTCCTCCTTGTAAACCCCCCTGCTTGGAGAgcctcccaaaaaatccaaaggcCATGCCCAGAGTCCCTTCCCCAATTcaccaggaccccaaaaccccccccccacccccaaaaattccttccccaactcaccaaaacccccaaatcccccctaaagTTCCCATTTCTCAGACCTCTCTCCCCAGATTCCCTCTAAAGccacccccaggacaccccaaaccgCTTCCCAAGACCCCTCAACACATCAAAagcccccccaggacccccccaaatcctctgaCCCCGCCCTCGTCCTCACCACTCGGCTGCcgccctcctcttcctcttcttcctcctcctcctcctcactctcatccagcaccaccagctgggcagggggaggttgggggggcacctgggggtgAAGGCAGAGgctcaggacccccccaaacctcgggaaccaccccaaaccccagggtCCCCCCCTTACCGGCACCAGGGACgcgctgggctggggctgctcctgcttcaCGCGGGGGGTGGCGGCGatcaggacccccaaatctcccgGGGGGGGCTGGAAAAGGGGGGGGCAGGGGCGTTATGGGGGCCCAAGGCACCCCGAGGAGGCTCAGGGGGTCTTTGGGGTCCCACTCACCCTCTGGGGGGCGGCGCTGGGCTCCGGGGGGACCCCTTTGAGGCGGGGGGCCGAGGCGATGAGGAGCCCCAGGCGAGGgttctggggagcagggggggtcacgggggggtcccaggtgtcCAGGGGGGGTCCCAGGCAGCCGGGGGGTCTCACCTCGAGGCGGGGGAGGGGTCCTGTTTCCTCCTTGATGGGGCAGAGGCGCAGGGGGGGGCCCGGGAGGGGCCTGGGGCCGTTCTCAGCCCCCCCCAGCggctcctccttctcctgtgggggaggggcaggtCAGGGCAGCCAGGTGAGACCCCCACAATCCCCCCCAGGTATCCAGgagggacccccccccccccaaaaaagggactCAGGTGTCTGCAGAggaccccccccccaccccacctcatcgtggggaaactgaggcacacacAAGCCTTGGGGTCACAGGGGAGGGGACCGAGGCATcggggggtccccaaaaccccccagagcccctcctgCATGGGGAGGGGGGGCGTGGGGACACCTTGGTCCCCTCCCCTGACACCTGGGTCCCCCTGAGGGGGGAGGGTCCgtgcagagcaaagcagcaaagcaagCACAGCCAAGGGGGGGTGAGGGTCCCGTGGGGGTGGCAGGagcattttggggtcccccctgaGCAGAGGGGGGGTCCCGTTACCTTgcggggggggcggggcaggcggcggcggctccgggcggcGGGGgccccggcggggccggcggcggggcctggacagggggagggggcggccgcTCCAGGGGGGCCCCCAGCGACCCCCCCCCACCGGCAGCAGCCGCCTCTGCGCCAGGAGAGAGACCTCAGAGCGGGTGGGGCAGTTCCAAGGGGAGGGggatgtggattttgggggggggtaCAAATGCAGGAAGAACCTCCCCATGTGGgcctgggctggctgagggACCCCCACCCACAAAAGGGACCCAGGGTGAGCCCCCCAAAGCCAAGCAATGCAGGAAGGACCCAGGCGTCCGGGCAAGCCCCCCAGAAACCAGACCCAGGCGTCCAGGCGCCACCTGAGTGCCCACCAATCcaccccctcccaccccaaacttGTCCATTCTGGTCCAAACTGGGCCGCACCCAGCGCCGGGGTGGCCGGGGCAGCCCAAACCTTGcgcgtgcctcagtttccccagccgAAGGAGTCGGGTTGCTGAGGAAAGGGGGGTGGAGGGGATGGCTGGGGCTCGCTGGGAGGttactgggaggcactgggggggaGAAAGTGCTGGGGGGCACCCACCATGGCACAGCGCAGGCACTGCCTCCAGCGGCACTTCTGGCGCTTGAGGTTCTgccccccaaatttgggctTGTCCCGGCAGAAGTCGCAGCGGCCGCAGTCGGTCGGGCGCCGGCAGGCTGCGCACACCCCGCAGCGCCGGCTGGCCCGGCTCCGCACCCCCCGCTGCCGGCAGAGAGCGGCGTCACCCCCGCGTCCCCAACTGTCCCCAGGGCGCGCCGCATGGGGGGTACATCGGCCTGCCCGGTGTTAGTGTGGGAGCAGCTATTAGGAGCGTTACGGTAGATGCGGCGGTATTAGGGGTATTAcggcagccaggcagcagcagtgggttAGGCTGAGCATTCCAGTAGGAGCAGCTATTAGAGGCATTACGGCATTGAGCCCTGCTATTAGAGCCATTACGGTATCTGAGCCCCACTACTGGTACCTTGGGTCTTGCTATCCTGGAGCGGTTATTAGGAGAATTATGGTAACCAAACCCTgctctgaggggttttggggtaccTGAACCCCATTATCTGGGGCATTACAATGCCCCAACCCCACAGCCAGGGTTGCTCAGATCCCATCATCAGCTGTGAacagtttttggggtgtcaCAACGATCTGGTCCCAAAATTAGGGGCATTATGGTACTGGCGCCCCAATATTAGTGGGGTTTGAATGTGCTGAACCCCAATACTCGGTCTTGGAACAGCTCATAGGATCACTACGGTACCTGCACCCCAATACTGCCCCCTTTTCCAGGCCCCTATATTAAGGGCATTACGGCTTGCCCCCTGTCCCAAtagctgctctgggaggggcGTGGCCATTGATGGAGGGGCGGGGCTATGAGACAGGGGGCGGGACCAAGGCCTGTCACTCAC includes the following:
- the ABT1 gene encoding activator of basal transcription 1: MEGEEEEGKEEEEGKEEEEEGPEGSPAAEAPSDPPPKPVVPGVLYLSFLPPGFGPRQARALLRPHGELGRVFLQPHGGSVRRRRQRPGGPPAVAFAEGWVEFRDKRAAKRAAKILHGAPMAPRPRSPFRHHYWSIKYLPGFRWPHLSERLSYERQVRAQRLRAEVAQAKREGGFYARRASKDPPKTSGDPAAPPRTWGFTQRPTEEEIWRRKARPPPAAPPQSLLEKVFGTGR